A window from Hymenobacter volaticus encodes these proteins:
- a CDS encoding OmpH family outer membrane protein, producing the protein MKNSFQLAINAVLVIAVAVLFYLHFANKPAAAPTRKTPTVAAQSSDSSNTVATTDTDDLAAVADTDKVAYVESSKLLDGYKGMQDARKAFEAKAKRWEAQNQTMVKGFQTAVQQYQKQAESLTAEQRAATEQKLQAQQQQVGLGQQKLQQQAQEEEAKMTQGVLERLNKQIEKYGKANGYRLILIAAPSGTIAYGRKDLDITPQVLKYLNAEYSTKK; encoded by the coding sequence ATGAAAAATTCCTTCCAACTGGCTATCAATGCCGTGCTGGTCATTGCCGTGGCCGTGTTGTTTTATCTGCACTTCGCCAACAAGCCTGCCGCTGCCCCCACCCGCAAAACACCTACGGTAGCTGCCCAATCCTCTGATTCTAGCAATACCGTTGCCACTACCGATACCGACGACCTGGCCGCCGTAGCCGATACTGATAAGGTGGCATACGTGGAGTCGAGCAAGCTGCTCGATGGCTACAAAGGCATGCAGGACGCTCGCAAAGCCTTCGAAGCAAAAGCCAAGCGTTGGGAAGCCCAAAACCAGACCATGGTGAAAGGATTTCAAACCGCCGTGCAGCAGTATCAAAAGCAAGCCGAGAGCCTAACGGCCGAGCAGCGCGCCGCCACCGAGCAGAAACTGCAAGCGCAGCAACAGCAAGTAGGCTTAGGACAGCAGAAACTTCAGCAGCAGGCGCAGGAAGAAGAAGCTAAAATGACCCAGGGCGTACTCGAGCGCCTCAATAAGCAGATCGAGAAGTACGGCAAAGCCAACGGTTACCGCCTGATTCTGATTGCAGCGCCGAGCGGCACTATCGCCTATGGCCGCAAAGACCTCGACATCACGCCACAAGTGCTTAAGTACTTGAACGCAGAGTACTCCACAAAAAAATAA
- a CDS encoding PAS domain S-box protein: MTYHEQRIQELEQELRVARAAATTAEQRLATLADSLPEGVLLYDSEGIISLINEQTCNLLGMAGPASQWLGKASAAIMPIVQALMLNPVAFNVWVQKALICGSGAISTEMQLRDGRTMQLDYIPIGNSHAMPNSRLICFHDVSDRKEHGRRLNEQRDFYETILDFLPGEAAVYDPEHRYRYVNAKAVADPAVRTWLIGKTDAEYVAYRKRDPEIAIRRQQLLSQAVKEGKVVWEESFQLPDGGMRYTLRHLHAIRGEDNQARMLIGYGTDITQRYKTEERIRALFAALPDTILVVDADGLVRDAKLGDTPLLLPETELSGASLEQLLSDSARQHLMPCLEQVRKTGQPGACSFELKTSQNVVSFHAARVVALTGAQAVLVILQNVTDQELIRRQLIEQQELIRQVIDVSPTVIYLRDQDGNVVFKNKAFDDLMQRIRHVTVMQGLAEEDKDSSVSQQIERINDSHDHVLNTHQDFTYVTTFTLLDGEERWMQSMKRPFVRSDGSMNVLSVATDITDIKQARQQLENSEKKYRDLVHYSQALICTHDLEGNMLSVNPAIERLMGLLARKLVGRNLREVVPAEYQNELQEYLAGFALQPGQRSIMALLTRPGEKRYLQYNNYQVEEEGRPAYVVASAYDITESVLTERALRQAKLEVEESARAKDNFLASMSHEIRTPLNGVLGMAALLAKTELDKPQRELLDTINQSGQHLLAVVNDVLDMAKITAGQMELEHTAFDLWTSVQTAVQTMTYLAEEKGLYLSVLPLTIQPPFVLGDSHRLNQVLLNLLSNAIKFTEYGSVTLGGEVLCDTPVAITVRFWVRDTGIGIPDDKQEHIFEIFTQASTDTTRRFGGSGLGLSISQHLVQLMGGTLLVDSAPGQGSTFSFTITLARTPAVPVRALKAAEQPALAKLRVLLAEDNRINQRISILMLQPWGVEVDCASNGPEALDLFDRHLYDVVLMDIQMPGMSGVEVTDIIRRHPDPRRANVPIIALTANALRRDQERYLAAGMNACLIKPFEEQHLHQTIVSVLNGKRLPVVTRAAAQPTEATSSGLYDLSFLKHSSNGNEHFVERMLEVFLRETPATLVALQQACTANDWHTVAQLAHGVKPIVLLLRIAGGATAIQTLEDSATEPEEALQAALFLCQQLQSTCQAIEKLRLA, translated from the coding sequence ATGACTTATCACGAACAGCGCATTCAGGAGCTAGAGCAAGAACTGCGGGTGGCACGAGCCGCCGCAACGACGGCCGAGCAACGTTTGGCCACCTTAGCTGATTCCCTGCCGGAGGGTGTGCTACTCTATGATAGTGAAGGAATTATTAGCCTTATCAACGAGCAAACGTGCAATCTGCTAGGTATGGCGGGGCCTGCCAGTCAGTGGCTTGGCAAAGCCTCTGCTGCTATAATGCCCATTGTACAAGCACTAATGTTGAATCCTGTGGCATTCAACGTGTGGGTGCAGAAAGCATTGATTTGCGGAAGTGGCGCAATCAGCACCGAAATGCAGTTACGTGATGGCCGCACGATGCAGCTCGATTATATTCCTATTGGGAACAGCCACGCTATGCCCAATAGCCGCCTGATTTGCTTTCATGATGTGTCTGATCGGAAGGAGCATGGTCGGCGCCTCAACGAGCAACGGGATTTTTACGAAACCATCCTCGACTTCCTACCCGGCGAAGCCGCCGTATATGACCCCGAGCACCGTTACCGCTACGTGAATGCCAAAGCCGTAGCCGACCCAGCAGTGCGTACTTGGCTGATTGGTAAAACCGATGCCGAATATGTAGCTTATCGTAAGCGAGACCCGGAAATAGCTATTCGTCGTCAGCAATTGCTTAGCCAAGCAGTGAAAGAAGGCAAAGTGGTGTGGGAAGAATCGTTTCAACTTCCCGACGGCGGTATGCGCTATACCTTGCGTCATTTGCACGCCATCCGAGGAGAAGACAACCAGGCGCGAATGCTCATTGGCTACGGCACCGACATCACGCAGCGCTACAAAACCGAAGAACGCATCCGGGCGCTGTTCGCGGCTCTACCCGATACCATTTTGGTGGTGGATGCCGATGGGTTGGTGCGAGATGCCAAACTCGGGGACACGCCTTTGCTACTACCAGAAACAGAGTTGAGTGGTGCCTCATTAGAGCAGTTGCTCTCTGATTCGGCACGGCAGCACTTAATGCCTTGCCTCGAGCAGGTACGCAAAACCGGCCAACCCGGAGCCTGCTCGTTCGAACTGAAAACCAGCCAAAACGTTGTGTCCTTCCACGCGGCTCGGGTAGTGGCGCTGACCGGTGCGCAGGCAGTGCTGGTTATTCTGCAGAACGTGACGGACCAGGAGTTGATCCGGCGGCAATTAATTGAGCAGCAAGAGCTTATTCGACAAGTGATTGACGTCAGTCCCACTGTCATCTACTTGCGCGACCAAGACGGGAATGTAGTGTTCAAGAACAAGGCGTTCGACGACCTTATGCAACGCATTCGCCACGTGACGGTTATGCAGGGACTAGCTGAAGAAGACAAAGATTCTTCGGTAAGTCAGCAGATCGAGCGCATCAACGACAGCCATGACCATGTGCTGAACACACACCAGGACTTCACGTACGTTACCACGTTCACGCTGCTAGACGGCGAGGAGCGGTGGATGCAGTCCATGAAGCGCCCTTTTGTGCGCAGCGACGGGTCGATGAACGTGTTGAGCGTGGCAACCGACATCACCGACATCAAGCAGGCCCGCCAGCAGTTGGAAAACAGTGAGAAGAAGTACCGCGACTTGGTACACTACTCGCAGGCGCTGATATGCACCCACGACCTGGAAGGGAACATGCTATCCGTCAATCCGGCCATTGAGCGCCTGATGGGTCTGTTAGCTCGCAAGCTAGTCGGCAGAAACCTGCGCGAGGTAGTGCCCGCCGAGTACCAGAACGAGCTGCAAGAGTATCTGGCTGGGTTTGCGCTGCAGCCCGGGCAGCGCAGCATTATGGCCTTGCTAACGCGCCCCGGCGAAAAGCGCTATCTGCAATACAACAACTACCAAGTGGAAGAAGAGGGGCGGCCAGCGTACGTAGTTGCTTCCGCCTACGACATCACCGAAAGCGTGCTCACCGAGCGTGCTTTGCGCCAAGCCAAACTCGAAGTAGAGGAAAGTGCCCGCGCCAAAGACAATTTCTTGGCCAGTATGAGCCACGAAATCAGGACGCCTCTCAACGGTGTGCTGGGCATGGCGGCGTTACTGGCTAAAACTGAACTCGATAAGCCGCAACGCGAACTGCTTGATACAATCAATCAGTCGGGGCAGCATCTGTTGGCAGTTGTGAACGACGTGCTGGACATGGCCAAGATTACGGCCGGCCAGATGGAACTCGAGCATACTGCCTTCGACCTGTGGACTTCGGTGCAGACCGCCGTGCAAACCATGACGTATCTGGCCGAGGAAAAAGGGTTGTATCTGTCGGTACTGCCTCTAACGATTCAGCCGCCTTTTGTTCTAGGCGATTCACACCGGCTCAATCAGGTGCTGCTCAACCTGCTTTCCAATGCCATTAAGTTCACCGAGTACGGCAGCGTCACGCTAGGTGGCGAAGTGCTCTGTGATACCCCCGTAGCCATAACCGTCCGCTTTTGGGTGCGCGACACGGGCATTGGTATTCCAGACGATAAGCAGGAACATATCTTCGAGATTTTCACCCAAGCCAGCACCGATACCACGCGTCGTTTCGGGGGCTCCGGGCTAGGTTTGTCGATCAGTCAGCATTTGGTGCAACTGATGGGAGGCACGCTGCTCGTCGATAGCGCACCCGGCCAAGGCAGCACGTTTTCGTTTACCATCACGCTCGCTCGTACACCCGCCGTGCCGGTGCGCGCTTTAAAGGCCGCTGAACAACCCGCGTTAGCCAAGCTGCGGGTGCTGCTCGCTGAAGACAACAGAATCAACCAGCGCATTTCCATTCTAATGCTGCAGCCCTGGGGTGTGGAGGTGGACTGCGCCAGCAACGGCCCCGAAGCCCTCGATTTGTTTGATAGACACCTGTACGACGTGGTACTGATGGATATTCAGATGCCCGGTATGAGCGGCGTAGAAGTAACCGACATTATTCGTCGCCATCCTGACCCGCGCCGTGCTAATGTGCCCATCATTGCTCTGACGGCTAACGCCCTACGGCGAGACCAGGAACGCTACCTGGCGGCTGGTATGAATGCCTGCTTAATCAAGCCTTTCGAGGAACAGCACCTGCACCAAACCATAGTGAGCGTGCTAAATGGGAAACGGCTACCAGTAGTCACCCGCGCTGCGGCGCAGCCCACCGAAGCTACTTCCAGCGGCCTCTACGATCTAAGCTTCTTAAAGCATTCGAGCAACGGCAACGAGCACTTCGTGGAGCGTATGCTGGAGGTATTTCTGCGTGAAACGCCCGCTACCTTAGTCGCACTCCAACAAGCATGCACCGCCAACGATTGGCATACGGTGGCGCAACTTGCCCACGGGGTAAAGCCTATTGTGCTTCTGCTCCGAATTGCGGGAGGAGCTACGGCTATCCAAACGCTCGAAGATTCAGCTACCGAGCCGGAGGAGGCACTGCAAGCAGCACTTTTCCTGTGCCAGCAACTCCAATCGACCTGCCAAGCCATTGAAAAGTTGCGCCTTGCGTAG
- a CDS encoding TonB-dependent receptor, which translates to MNSAFRAIAVPCFLLGAFVAHAQQPAATSKITISGYVRDGATGENLIGVAVVNPGSGQGTATNTYGFYSLTLLATDSVRLVASYLGYERARWAAAATRNVTHDFRLRASNNELADVEVVGSRQERIEQSTRMGTINVPITQIKNLPKLFGETDVLKVLQLLPGVQSGGEGQSGLYVRGGSPDQNLILLDGTPVYNAAHLFGFFSVFNADALNNVELIKGGFPARYGGRLSSVLDISMKEGNMQEFHGEGAIGIVASKITLEGPIKKDTASFIVSARRTYLDVLAQPFIKSQLSAEGTKGSVGYFFHDLNAKLNWKLGSRDRLYLSGYTGYDKFYARMRDKEDTAEDYSRTEANLGWGNLTAGLRWNHIVNDQLFMNTHFTYSKYQFNVGEEDEHRYNEQGESRTDKFSLRYLSNIRDFSLKTDFDYTPTPDHYIRFGGQYTLHSFRPGALTSKDNFSDLESQLKSGTRTMASEMGLYAEDDYRLTDRLKVNGGLRLNGFAVEGKFYSSVEPRVAARFLLTEDWALKASYARTAQFIHLLTNSGIGLPTDLWVPATNQIKPQRAQQVSVGAARTLRFKDEDYELSFESYYKPMRNLVEYREGASFLGTVDSDWESKVTSGKGWAYGGEFFIQKKSGRTTGWIGYTLAWSKRRFPDLNQGRIFPYKYDRRHDISVVAIHKFSPTFTLSGTWVYGTGNATTLSQGRFILGQGGMAKNTTITASEIPSVWLPTTASILT; encoded by the coding sequence ATGAATTCAGCTTTTCGCGCTATTGCAGTGCCTTGTTTCTTACTGGGTGCCTTTGTCGCGCATGCGCAGCAACCGGCCGCCACGTCCAAAATCACCATCAGCGGGTACGTCCGCGACGGGGCAACTGGAGAGAATCTTATTGGGGTGGCCGTGGTGAATCCTGGTAGTGGGCAAGGCACTGCCACCAACACCTACGGCTTCTACTCGCTCACGCTGCTTGCCACCGACTCGGTACGGCTAGTGGCCAGCTACCTAGGCTACGAGCGCGCCCGTTGGGCTGCAGCGGCCACCCGCAACGTCACCCATGATTTTCGGCTGCGAGCCAGTAACAACGAATTGGCCGATGTAGAGGTAGTCGGCAGCCGCCAGGAGCGTATCGAGCAGAGCACGCGCATGGGTACCATCAACGTGCCCATCACTCAAATCAAGAACCTGCCCAAGCTATTCGGCGAAACCGATGTGCTGAAGGTGTTGCAACTGCTGCCCGGCGTGCAAAGTGGCGGCGAAGGCCAGAGCGGGCTTTACGTGCGCGGCGGCTCCCCCGACCAAAACCTGATTCTACTTGATGGCACGCCCGTGTATAATGCCGCGCATTTGTTCGGGTTCTTCTCGGTATTCAACGCCGATGCCCTTAACAATGTGGAACTGATTAAGGGCGGCTTTCCGGCGCGGTACGGCGGGCGTCTGTCGTCGGTGCTCGATATTTCGATGAAGGAAGGCAATATGCAGGAGTTTCATGGCGAAGGCGCCATTGGTATTGTAGCTTCCAAAATCACGCTGGAAGGGCCCATCAAAAAGGACACCGCCTCGTTCATTGTTTCGGCGCGTCGTACTTACCTCGACGTGCTGGCGCAGCCGTTTATCAAGTCGCAGCTTTCGGCGGAGGGTACCAAGGGGTCGGTGGGGTACTTTTTCCATGATCTGAACGCTAAGCTGAACTGGAAACTCGGCAGCCGCGATCGGCTCTATTTGAGTGGCTACACTGGCTACGACAAGTTCTACGCCCGCATGCGCGATAAAGAAGACACGGCCGAAGACTACAGCCGTACCGAGGCTAACCTAGGCTGGGGCAACCTGACGGCGGGGTTACGCTGGAACCACATCGTGAACGACCAGTTGTTCATGAACACCCACTTCACGTATAGCAAATACCAGTTTAATGTAGGAGAAGAGGACGAGCATCGCTACAACGAGCAAGGCGAATCGCGCACCGACAAGTTCTCTTTGCGCTACCTGTCCAACATTCGCGACTTCAGCCTCAAAACTGATTTTGATTATACCCCCACGCCCGACCATTACATTCGGTTTGGGGGCCAGTACACCCTGCATTCGTTCCGACCAGGTGCCCTTACCTCCAAGGACAACTTTAGCGACTTAGAGAGCCAACTCAAGTCGGGCACGCGCACCATGGCTAGCGAAATGGGACTGTATGCCGAGGACGACTACCGTCTGACCGACCGCCTGAAAGTGAACGGCGGCTTGCGCCTGAACGGTTTTGCGGTGGAAGGCAAGTTCTACTCAAGCGTAGAACCACGTGTGGCCGCCCGATTCTTGCTCACTGAGGATTGGGCGTTGAAAGCTTCCTACGCTCGTACCGCGCAGTTTATTCACTTGCTCACCAACAGCGGTATTGGCTTGCCTACCGATTTGTGGGTGCCTGCTACCAACCAAATCAAGCCACAACGTGCGCAGCAGGTCAGTGTGGGAGCGGCCCGTACATTGCGTTTCAAAGACGAAGACTATGAACTAAGCTTCGAGAGCTACTACAAGCCCATGCGCAACTTGGTGGAGTATCGCGAGGGCGCTAGCTTCTTGGGCACCGTGGACAGTGATTGGGAAAGCAAAGTAACCAGCGGTAAAGGCTGGGCCTATGGCGGCGAGTTTTTCATTCAGAAGAAATCAGGCCGCACCACCGGCTGGATCGGCTACACGCTGGCTTGGAGCAAGCGCCGCTTCCCCGACCTTAATCAAGGCCGCATCTTTCCTTACAAATACGACCGGCGCCACGATATTTCGGTGGTAGCCATCCACAAGTTTAGTCCCACGTTCACGCTGTCGGGTACCTGGGTCTATGGTACTGGCAACGCCACCACCTTGTCGCAGGGGCGGTTTATACTAGGGCAGGGGGGTATGGCCAAGAATACGACGATTACGGCGAGCGAAATTCCTTCCGTATGGCTGCCTACCACCGCTTCGATCTTGACCTGA
- a CDS encoding DUF4249 domain-containing protein: protein MKKIVAFLCFATLMFGSCETIVDVDTPPHTPRLTLTYTLSNQVPITNYQKFFQARGLFVSTSQSVLELKNPEGRKDATVQVLDETGQVVEQFRSRARYGYNNNAGQQDSIYGHYVPTRNFAGEPGHTYTLRASAPGVEAVEATLTMPEGATIETASYVPSAPSSPYVRGTAGRLTCSILDNAATADYYVAYARVLDRSGQYWGRVRIDHNRNSGSGPEINLSRLQLSESSEMHSQYPFSDVIGNGQRISLSADIYTTYDGSYGAGGAYPEPGYIEVIVSSITSDAYKFNQSLNRYNDTDDNPFAEPAPLFSNLRLGYGIFGGATDVMYRIPL, encoded by the coding sequence ATGAAGAAGATAGTTGCTTTCCTCTGCTTCGCTACATTAATGTTCGGTAGCTGCGAAACTATTGTGGACGTGGATACGCCGCCACATACGCCGCGGCTGACCCTCACCTACACCCTCAGCAATCAAGTCCCGATTACAAATTATCAGAAGTTCTTTCAGGCGCGCGGCTTATTTGTTAGCACTAGTCAGAGCGTGCTCGAATTGAAAAATCCGGAAGGCCGCAAAGATGCTACCGTGCAGGTGCTCGATGAGACTGGACAAGTGGTGGAGCAGTTCCGTTCGAGGGCTCGGTATGGCTACAACAATAACGCCGGCCAGCAAGATAGCATCTACGGCCATTACGTGCCCACGCGTAATTTCGCCGGGGAACCGGGCCATACCTATACTCTACGAGCCTCAGCGCCCGGAGTCGAGGCAGTAGAAGCAACGCTGACGATGCCAGAAGGCGCCACTATTGAAACCGCTAGTTACGTTCCATCGGCCCCGAGCAGCCCGTACGTTAGGGGTACTGCTGGCCGACTCACATGTAGCATTCTCGACAATGCAGCTACCGCTGATTATTATGTGGCCTATGCTCGCGTGTTGGACCGTAGCGGACAATATTGGGGACGCGTCCGAATAGACCACAATCGTAATAGTGGCAGCGGCCCGGAAATAAATTTGAGTCGCCTGCAACTCTCAGAAAGCAGCGAAATGCACAGTCAATACCCATTTAGCGACGTCATCGGCAATGGGCAGCGTATTAGCTTGAGCGCCGATATATACACAACATATGATGGTAGTTATGGTGCTGGAGGCGCCTATCCAGAGCCCGGCTACATTGAAGTCATTGTTAGCAGCATTACCTCGGATGCATACAAGTTCAACCAGTCGCTAAACCGCTACAACGATACCGATGATAACCCGTTTGCCGAGCCCGCGCCCTTGTTTTCGAACCTACGCTTAGGCTACGGTATATTCGGCGGCGCCACCGATGTTATGTACCGGATTCCGCTGTAA
- a CDS encoding xanthine dehydrogenase family protein molybdopterin-binding subunit, producing the protein MNEQPLFKDGVVGDRMNRVDGRLKVTGAAQYSAEYQLPGLVHGFLVGSTITKGRIKSIDTKAAERAPGVLAVITHVNSIKVPGFANRSQPDEPPTTGQPLRVFHDEKILFNDQPIAIVVADTLERARYAAGLVKTQYEADQHATNFNAHTDRAKVPAQAKKNPKSPQADHDRGQVDGYKTAPVKLEMEYVIPTEMHNPMELQSIIAHWEAPDKLTVYDKVQAVKGTQRAFAKDWGIPEQNVKVIATFVGGAFGNGLHNWPHETAAIIAAKTVNRPVKLVLTREQMFTMVGYRPYTWQRIGIGATPDGKLVGITHEATGQTSTYEDFTESTVQQTRMMYTSPNVSTRYRILPLDISTPIWMRGPGEATGAFALESAMDELAHALNLDPMEFRLRNYTDVDPDNGKPWSTKYLKECYQMGADRIGWKNRQMKPGSNKQGDWLVGYGMGVGTFGANRGSAKAGARLLANGTVVLQSATTDIGPGTGTVMVQLAADALGMPPDKVRFELGNSLFPDAPSQGGSATVNTVGSAVVAACAALKEKLHQLAGPTFSAAKPADIIIRGTQLSLANNAAAKVSYADLVKQNNGQEVAVVTESKPGNERQQYSMYSFSVHFVEVHVHQLTGEVRVKKMVACADAGTIVNHKTAGNQMLGGAVGGIGMALTEGAMIDDRFGRYITKDLADYHVPVHADAPAIEVAFVDKPDLIVDPMGTKGIGEIAIIGAAPAIANAVFNATGKRIRELPITPDKLI; encoded by the coding sequence ATGAACGAGCAACCTCTCTTCAAAGACGGCGTGGTGGGCGACCGAATGAACCGCGTAGACGGCCGACTGAAAGTAACCGGCGCGGCCCAATATTCTGCGGAATATCAGCTGCCAGGCCTTGTGCACGGTTTTCTAGTAGGCAGTACTATCACCAAAGGCCGCATCAAAAGCATCGATACCAAGGCGGCCGAGCGGGCCCCCGGCGTACTGGCCGTGATTACCCACGTAAACTCTATCAAGGTGCCGGGCTTCGCTAACCGCAGCCAGCCCGACGAGCCACCAACAACGGGACAGCCGCTGCGTGTATTTCACGACGAAAAAATCCTCTTCAACGACCAGCCTATTGCCATTGTAGTGGCCGATACGCTGGAGCGCGCCCGCTATGCTGCTGGCTTAGTGAAAACGCAATACGAAGCGGACCAGCACGCCACCAACTTCAATGCCCACACCGACCGGGCCAAAGTACCGGCGCAGGCGAAAAAGAACCCGAAGTCGCCGCAGGCCGACCACGATCGGGGCCAAGTGGATGGGTACAAAACGGCTCCGGTGAAGCTGGAAATGGAATATGTGATTCCCACGGAGATGCACAACCCGATGGAATTGCAATCCATTATCGCCCATTGGGAAGCGCCCGACAAGCTCACGGTGTACGACAAGGTACAGGCTGTGAAAGGCACCCAACGCGCTTTTGCCAAAGATTGGGGTATTCCCGAGCAGAACGTGAAAGTAATTGCCACGTTTGTGGGCGGCGCGTTCGGCAACGGCTTGCACAACTGGCCACACGAAACGGCTGCTATCATTGCCGCCAAAACCGTGAACCGGCCAGTGAAGCTGGTGCTCACGCGCGAGCAAATGTTTACGATGGTCGGTTACCGGCCTTACACCTGGCAGCGCATTGGTATTGGGGCCACACCCGATGGCAAACTGGTCGGCATCACGCACGAGGCCACTGGCCAGACCTCTACCTACGAGGACTTCACGGAGTCAACGGTGCAGCAGACGCGCATGATGTACACGAGCCCGAACGTGAGCACGCGCTATCGGATTTTGCCGCTGGATATCAGCACGCCCATCTGGATGCGCGGTCCTGGGGAAGCCACCGGTGCTTTCGCGCTTGAATCGGCAATGGACGAGCTAGCGCACGCGCTGAACCTGGACCCCATGGAGTTTCGTCTGCGCAACTACACCGACGTCGACCCCGACAATGGCAAACCGTGGTCCACCAAATACCTGAAAGAGTGCTACCAAATGGGTGCTGACCGCATTGGCTGGAAAAACCGGCAAATGAAGCCCGGCTCCAACAAGCAAGGCGACTGGCTGGTGGGCTACGGCATGGGCGTAGGTACGTTCGGCGCCAACCGCGGCAGCGCCAAAGCCGGCGCCCGGCTGCTAGCCAACGGCACTGTAGTCCTGCAAAGTGCCACCACCGACATTGGCCCTGGCACGGGCACCGTGATGGTGCAACTTGCCGCCGATGCGCTCGGTATGCCACCCGACAAGGTCCGTTTCGAGCTAGGCAATTCTCTTTTCCCGGATGCTCCGTCGCAGGGGGGTTCGGCTACGGTAAATACTGTGGGTTCGGCCGTGGTAGCCGCTTGCGCTGCTCTCAAGGAGAAACTGCACCAGCTAGCCGGCCCGACGTTCAGCGCCGCCAAGCCTGCCGACATTATTATTCGAGGCACCCAACTCTCGTTGGCTAATAACGCTGCTGCGAAAGTTTCCTACGCTGACCTCGTCAAGCAGAACAACGGCCAGGAAGTAGCGGTAGTAACCGAGTCTAAACCTGGCAACGAGCGGCAGCAGTACTCGATGTATTCGTTTTCGGTGCACTTCGTGGAGGTGCACGTGCACCAGCTCACCGGTGAAGTACGAGTAAAGAAAATGGTAGCCTGTGCCGACGCGGGTACCATCGTCAACCACAAAACGGCCGGCAACCAAATGCTAGGTGGCGCCGTCGGCGGTATTGGCATGGCCCTCACCGAAGGTGCCATGATAGACGACCGGTTCGGCCGCTACATCACCAAAGACCTGGCTGACTACCACGTGCCTGTTCATGCCGATGCACCAGCCATTGAAGTAGCCTTCGTTGATAAACCCGACCTCATCGTGGACCCCATGGGCACCAAAGGCATCGGCGAAATTGCCATTATCGGCGCCGCTCCTGCCATTGCCAATGCCGTGTTCAACGCCACTGGCAAGCGCATCCGCGAATTGCCCATCACCCCTGACAAGCTGATTTAG
- a CDS encoding FAD binding domain-containing protein, giving the protein MNQFQYVRPSKPKAAIDARAKDQNSQFIAGGTNLLDLMKRGVMNPERLIDISRLPLDKLERQNNTFRIGSMALNATVADDKQVLEKLPLLAQALNAGASAQLRNMATIGGNMLQRTRCPYFYDTALPCNKREPGSGCGALEGYNRMHAIFGFSDKCIAVHPSDMSVALVALDATVLVSGPKGDRRIPFAELHRLPGDMPQKDTTLETGELITAVEVPEGPFTKNVHYLKVRERASYAFALVSVAAALQLENNIIKDARLAMGGVAHKPWRLTEAEKSLVGKPATEATFQAAAAIAMQGAKAFKHNAYKLKLGPNAIVQALKNATNVA; this is encoded by the coding sequence ATGAATCAGTTTCAATACGTCCGCCCGAGCAAGCCGAAAGCTGCCATTGACGCCCGCGCCAAAGATCAGAACTCGCAGTTCATTGCCGGCGGCACCAACCTGCTCGATTTGATGAAGCGCGGGGTGATGAACCCTGAACGCCTAATCGACATCAGCCGCCTCCCCCTTGATAAGCTGGAGCGCCAAAACAACACGTTCCGCATCGGGTCGATGGCCCTCAACGCTACCGTCGCCGACGACAAGCAAGTACTGGAAAAGCTGCCGCTGCTGGCGCAGGCGCTCAATGCTGGTGCCTCAGCGCAGCTGCGCAACATGGCTACCATCGGCGGCAACATGCTCCAACGCACCCGTTGCCCCTATTTCTACGACACGGCCCTGCCCTGCAACAAGCGGGAGCCGGGCTCCGGGTGCGGCGCCCTCGAAGGCTACAACCGCATGCACGCCATCTTCGGCTTTTCCGACAAATGCATTGCCGTGCATCCTTCCGACATGAGTGTGGCCCTGGTCGCGCTGGACGCTACCGTGTTGGTTAGTGGCCCCAAAGGCGACCGGCGTATTCCTTTCGCGGAGCTGCACCGCCTGCCCGGCGACATGCCGCAGAAAGACACTACGCTAGAAACCGGTGAGCTAATTACGGCCGTGGAAGTGCCTGAGGGCCCTTTCACGAAAAACGTGCATTACTTGAAAGTGCGCGAACGGGCTTCCTACGCCTTTGCGCTGGTATCAGTAGCGGCAGCGCTGCAACTCGAAAACAACATCATTAAAGATGCCCGCCTCGCCATGGGTGGTGTGGCGCACAAGCCTTGGCGCCTGACCGAAGCGGAAAAATCGTTGGTAGGCAAGCCAGCTACGGAAGCCACTTTCCAGGCCGCCGCCGCCATTGCCATGCAAGGGGCTAAAGCTTTCAAGCACAACGCTTACAAACTAAAGTTAGGGCCCAATGCCATTGTTCAAGCCCTCAAGAACGCTACTAACGTGGCGTAA